One window of the Alligator mississippiensis isolate rAllMis1 chromosome 5, rAllMis1, whole genome shotgun sequence genome contains the following:
- the LOC102576869 gene encoding dimethylaniline monooxygenase [N-oxide-forming] 2 isoform X3 — MGKMLTPETMVQRVAIIGAGVSGLASIKCCLDEGLKPTCFERSNDIGGLWRFSETTKSGRISVYRSVITNTSKEMSCFSDFPFPDNFPNYLHHSRLLNYFRMYAEHFDLLKYIHFGTTVHSIRKCPDFSASGQWEIVTEANGEQKSSIFDAVMVCSGHYAEPHLPLDSFPGIRNRFKGQCLHSWEYKDSDDFKGKRILVVGTGNSGGDIAVDLSHVAAQVFLSTRSGTWVVSRVSNQGFPLDMVFTTRFANCVEWLLPSVLASRIKREKFSAWFNHENYSLFQQKSQELHLIVNDELPSCILCGAVVVKPNVKEFTETSAIFEDETVMDNIDVVVFATGFTVSFPFLEESVQNVCKSKTSLYKYVFPPQLEKPTLAVLGFIQLTGSIMVGTELQARWVTRVFKGSNKLPQVSRMMTDVSKEKELLMKRLVLVKLPTGSKFLRQH; from the exons ATGGGCAAAATGCTGACCCCG GAAACCATGGTGCAGAGAGTTGCAATCATCGGAGCTGGTGTCAGTGGACTGGCCTCCATTAAGTGCTGTCTGGACGAGGGGCTAAAGCCCACCTGCTTTGAGAGAAGCAATGACATTGGGGGACTCTGGAGGTTCTCA GAAACAACAAAATCTGGGAGGATCAGTGTCTATAGATCTGTGATAACAAACACCTCCAAGGAAATGTCCTGTTTTAGTGATTTCCCCTTCCCAGATAATTTTCCCAACTACCTACACCATTCCAGGCTCTTGAACTACTTTCGAATGTATGCTGAGCACTTTGACCTTCTCAAGTATATACACTTCGGG ACCACAGTTCACAGCATAAGGAAATGCCCAGATTTTTCTGCCAGTGGCCAGTGGGAAATTGTCACTGAGGCCAATGGGGAACAGAAGTCCTCCATCTTTGATGCTGTTATGGTTTGCAGTGGCCATTATGCAGAGCCACATTTGCCACTGGATTCTTTTCCTG gtATAAGAAATCGCTTTAAAGGCCAGTGCCTCCACAGCTGGGAGTACAAAGACTCAGATgatttcaaaggaaaaagaatCCTTGTGGTCGGTACTGGGAATTCTGGAGGAGATATTGCTGTGGACCTCAGTCATGTGGCTGCTCAG GTATTTCTCAGCACCAGAAGTGGCACATGGGTGGTTAGTCGTGTTTCAAACCAGGGCTTCCCTCTTGACATGGTGTTCACCACACGCTTTGCCAACTGTGTTGAATGGTTGCTCCCATCAGTCCTCGCGAGCAGGAtcaagagagagaaattcagCGCATGGTTTAACCATGAAAACTATAGTTTGTTTCAGCAAAAAAG TCAAGAGCTACATTTGATTGTGAATGATGAGCTGCCAAGCTGCATTCTCTGTGGTGCTGTCGTGGTAAAACCAAATGTGAAGGAGTTTACTGAAACCTCGGCTATCTTTGAAGATGAGACTGTCATGGACAACATAGATGTGGTGGTCTTTGCCACAGGATTCACTGTGTCTTTTCCTTTCCTTGAAGAGTCAGTTCAGAATGTCTGCAAAAGCAAGACCTCCCTTTACAAATATGTCTTCCCACCCCAACTGGAGAAGCCAACACTGGCTGTCCTTGGCTTTATACAGCTAACAGGCTCCATCATGGTAGGAACGGAACTCCAGGCTCGCTGGGTCACAAGAGTTTTTAAAG GGTCAAATAAGCTCCCTCAAGTCAGCAGAATGATGACTGATGTTTCCAAGGAAAAGGAACTTTTAATGAAACG
- the LOC102576869 gene encoding dimethylaniline monooxygenase [N-oxide-forming] 2 isoform X4 → MGKMLTPETMVQRVAIIGAGVSGLASIKCCLDEGLKPTCFERSNDIGGLWRFSETTKSGRISVYRSVITNTSKEMSCFSDFPFPDNFPNYLHHSRLLNYFRMYAEHFDLLKYIHFGTTVHSIRKCPDFSASGQWEIVTEANGEQKSSIFDAVMVCSGHYAEPHLPLDSFPGIRNRFKGQCLHSWEYKDSDDFKGKRILVVGTGNSGGDIAVDLSHVAAQVFLSTRSGTWVVSRVSNQGFPLDMVFTTRFANCVEWLLPSVLASRIKREKFSAWFNHENYSLFQQKSQELHLIVNDELPSCILCGAVVVKPNVKEFTETSAIFEDETVMDNIDVVVFATGFTVSFPFLEESVQNVCKSKTSLYKYVFPPQLEKPTLAVLGFIQLTGSIMVGTELQARWVTRVFKGSNKLPQVSRMMTDVSKEKELLMKR, encoded by the exons ATGGGCAAAATGCTGACCCCG GAAACCATGGTGCAGAGAGTTGCAATCATCGGAGCTGGTGTCAGTGGACTGGCCTCCATTAAGTGCTGTCTGGACGAGGGGCTAAAGCCCACCTGCTTTGAGAGAAGCAATGACATTGGGGGACTCTGGAGGTTCTCA GAAACAACAAAATCTGGGAGGATCAGTGTCTATAGATCTGTGATAACAAACACCTCCAAGGAAATGTCCTGTTTTAGTGATTTCCCCTTCCCAGATAATTTTCCCAACTACCTACACCATTCCAGGCTCTTGAACTACTTTCGAATGTATGCTGAGCACTTTGACCTTCTCAAGTATATACACTTCGGG ACCACAGTTCACAGCATAAGGAAATGCCCAGATTTTTCTGCCAGTGGCCAGTGGGAAATTGTCACTGAGGCCAATGGGGAACAGAAGTCCTCCATCTTTGATGCTGTTATGGTTTGCAGTGGCCATTATGCAGAGCCACATTTGCCACTGGATTCTTTTCCTG gtATAAGAAATCGCTTTAAAGGCCAGTGCCTCCACAGCTGGGAGTACAAAGACTCAGATgatttcaaaggaaaaagaatCCTTGTGGTCGGTACTGGGAATTCTGGAGGAGATATTGCTGTGGACCTCAGTCATGTGGCTGCTCAG GTATTTCTCAGCACCAGAAGTGGCACATGGGTGGTTAGTCGTGTTTCAAACCAGGGCTTCCCTCTTGACATGGTGTTCACCACACGCTTTGCCAACTGTGTTGAATGGTTGCTCCCATCAGTCCTCGCGAGCAGGAtcaagagagagaaattcagCGCATGGTTTAACCATGAAAACTATAGTTTGTTTCAGCAAAAAAG TCAAGAGCTACATTTGATTGTGAATGATGAGCTGCCAAGCTGCATTCTCTGTGGTGCTGTCGTGGTAAAACCAAATGTGAAGGAGTTTACTGAAACCTCGGCTATCTTTGAAGATGAGACTGTCATGGACAACATAGATGTGGTGGTCTTTGCCACAGGATTCACTGTGTCTTTTCCTTTCCTTGAAGAGTCAGTTCAGAATGTCTGCAAAAGCAAGACCTCCCTTTACAAATATGTCTTCCCACCCCAACTGGAGAAGCCAACACTGGCTGTCCTTGGCTTTATACAGCTAACAGGCTCCATCATGGTAGGAACGGAACTCCAGGCTCGCTGGGTCACAAGAGTTTTTAAAG GGTCAAATAAGCTCCCTCAAGTCAGCAGAATGATGACTGATGTTTCCAAGGAAAAGGAACTTTTAATGAAACG